A window from Marinagarivorans cellulosilyticus encodes these proteins:
- a CDS encoding DUF3581 family protein: MLVCKSGAKSVIFAAFFCLLDHLMMLSDFYQLNNNTLSFTREQASRFAKEIAGDYNPLHNADAKRFCVPGDLLFAVVLLRYGISQNMQFSFDNMITEKSVITLPEPSATLAFSDESKTYVTVSRSGENNTDPSTIESIIKQYVAFSGEAFPHILVPTMSAQDVMINPKRPMVMYQSMSVHFDRTDIKNPILESLAPIFTSEGKRGSFTLPFTWKDGDEVVGKGEKIMLVSGIVDYDKAAMDELIERYNSRVL, from the coding sequence TTGTTGGTTTGTAAAAGCGGCGCCAAAAGCGTAATATTCGCAGCCTTTTTCTGCTTACTAGACCACTTGATGATGCTTAGCGACTTTTACCAACTCAATAATAATACTTTGTCTTTTACCCGCGAACAGGCTAGCCGGTTTGCAAAAGAGATCGCAGGGGATTACAACCCACTGCACAACGCCGACGCTAAGCGCTTTTGTGTACCTGGCGACCTATTATTTGCGGTTGTTTTATTAAGGTACGGCATATCACAAAATATGCAGTTCTCGTTCGATAATATGATTACAGAAAAATCGGTAATCACTTTGCCAGAGCCATCAGCCACACTGGCGTTTTCTGATGAGAGCAAAACGTATGTAACGGTGTCGCGCTCTGGCGAAAACAATACCGACCCTAGTACTATCGAAAGTATTATTAAGCAGTATGTGGCTTTTTCTGGCGAAGCTTTTCCTCATATTTTGGTACCTACTATGTCGGCTCAGGATGTGATGATAAATCCTAAGCGGCCGATGGTGATGTACCAGAGCATGTCGGTACACTTCGACCGCACCGACATTAAAAACCCTATTTTAGAGTCACTCGCTCCGATTTTTACTTCCGAAGGCAAGCGCGGCAGCTTCACATTACCCTTCACTTGGAAAGATGGCGATGAGGTTGTCGGAAAAGGTGAAAAGATTATGCTTGTTTCCGGTATTGTCGATTACGATAAAGCCGCAATGGATGAGCTTATCGAGCGCTATAATAGTCGGGTGTTGTAG
- a CDS encoding VIT1/CCC1 transporter family protein, whose product MKLHEMHRSHRVGWLRAAVLGANDGIVSTASLIVGVAAAGATQEGILLAGVAGLVAGAMSMAAGEYVSVSSQLDTEKADIAIEKRSLENNFELEKQELAEIYQGRGLGPTLAGRVAEKLMAHDALGAHIRDDIGISESASARPVLAALSSAVTFIIGAALPLLVAWLVPTVVLIAAVCGASLVFLAVLGALAARAGGAAMSVGAMRVTFWGALAMVLTAVVGHIFGVAT is encoded by the coding sequence ATGAAACTACATGAAATGCATCGCTCGCATCGTGTTGGTTGGTTGCGGGCAGCGGTATTGGGCGCTAATGATGGCATTGTATCGACGGCCAGCCTTATTGTTGGTGTGGCAGCGGCGGGTGCTACACAGGAGGGTATTCTTCTGGCCGGGGTTGCCGGTTTAGTGGCGGGGGCTATGTCTATGGCGGCTGGTGAATATGTATCTGTAAGCTCACAATTGGACACAGAAAAAGCCGATATCGCCATTGAAAAACGCTCACTAGAGAATAATTTTGAACTCGAAAAACAAGAGTTAGCGGAAATTTACCAAGGCAGGGGATTGGGCCCTACGCTTGCCGGCCGAGTAGCAGAAAAGCTAATGGCGCACGATGCCCTAGGTGCGCACATTCGCGATGATATTGGCATTTCTGAAAGCGCGAGTGCGCGCCCCGTATTGGCGGCGCTGTCTTCGGCGGTCACCTTTATTATTGGTGCTGCACTTCCTTTGTTGGTAGCTTGGCTTGTACCAACGGTTGTATTAATAGCGGCTGTTTGTGGTGCTTCGCTCGTGTTTTTAGCGGTATTAGGTGCATTGGCTGCACGCGCTGGTGGCGCCGCTATGTCTGTTGGTGCAATGCGCGTCACTTTTTGGGGCGCGCTTGCTATGGTGCTGACTGCGGTTGTTGGCCACATTTTTGGTGTAGCTACTTAA
- a CDS encoding cation-translocating P-type ATPase, with product MMMKWFNHSGDEALQQLNSNTDAGLTVDAAEQRLVQYGTNELSEAQSISAMMLFLIQFKNPMLIVLAIGGVLSGAGGHMIDAIAILVIVLANALITFIQEMSAKKSLDALREMGAPNALVLRDGEWQKIPVKSLVPGDITKLNAGDVVGADLRLLSTNQLSIDESALTGESEPSEKHSDTLHAPELGIGDRVNMAFMSTIVSGGNGIGVVVGTGMDTEVGHIAHLMQSAETVDTPMQRRLHALSRALIAIAVASVACVIGIGISNGADWIEMLRTGISLCVAAIPEGLPTVVTVVLTMGANQMAKGRAQVRQLSSVETLGSTTVICSDKTGTLTQNQMQVVAYWSGGRSFDVTGQGFEPKGRFLDEEKNELDLEKTDELKYGLIISAICNDAQLTHKGQQYSIEGNPTEGALVVAAAKAGIYQKALMEEGFSVLKSFPFDSKRKMASTIVRGPHGRYWLVAKGAPDVLLKRSNAIYWGGEAQALTPELQQEVASGIAKFGDRALRTLALAFVEIDKADLEKAQSEHEQGLCFLAMHGIIDPPRPEVVDAVAQCADAGVRTVMITGDHAATAKAIAEDLGIRRSADELVLTGPELEEISDRELQTLAPKTTVFARVSPEHKQRIVKALQANDEVVAMTGDGVNDAPALRNADIGVAMGIAGTQVAKDSADLVLLDDNFSTIVTAVRQGRRIYDNLRKYLRAALTANVSEVSCVMFAFLLLGDNPLVPLTAVMILWINLFNDALPSLCLGWEKQEQDIMRRKPRKRNESFFAGGLGARILVRGLVHGGIVYALFAFALSLGASTAYAQTLAFITLMFILSIHLLDSRSFTSMFRINPFSNRLLLAVMLATTSVTLLIIYSPLGAVLFNTVPVSGKHLLMSLMIAALPTFVMSGIKELFSVKWL from the coding sequence ATGATGATGAAATGGTTTAACCATAGTGGTGATGAGGCTTTACAGCAGTTAAATAGCAATACCGATGCAGGGTTAACGGTTGACGCTGCCGAGCAGCGTTTAGTGCAATACGGCACCAATGAATTAAGCGAAGCGCAGAGTATATCTGCCATGATGCTATTTTTAATTCAATTTAAAAACCCTATGTTAATTGTGTTGGCCATTGGCGGCGTGCTTTCTGGTGCTGGTGGGCACATGATCGATGCCATTGCGATTTTGGTGATTGTATTGGCGAATGCACTGATCACGTTTATTCAGGAAATGAGTGCTAAGAAATCTCTTGACGCGCTGCGAGAGATGGGTGCCCCTAACGCCTTGGTTTTACGCGATGGTGAATGGCAAAAAATACCGGTTAAAAGCTTAGTACCTGGTGATATTACAAAGCTTAATGCGGGTGATGTGGTGGGGGCTGATTTACGTTTATTGAGTACCAACCAGCTAAGCATTGATGAATCTGCATTGACGGGGGAGTCTGAACCTTCAGAAAAACACAGCGATACCCTCCATGCGCCGGAGCTGGGTATTGGTGATCGTGTGAATATGGCGTTTATGAGTACGATAGTCAGTGGCGGCAATGGTATTGGGGTTGTTGTTGGGACTGGAATGGACACCGAAGTAGGCCATATTGCGCATTTGATGCAGTCGGCCGAAACGGTCGATACACCCATGCAGCGGCGATTACATGCACTTTCGCGCGCATTAATTGCGATTGCGGTGGCTTCTGTGGCGTGTGTTATTGGTATTGGAATTTCCAATGGTGCAGATTGGATCGAAATGCTGCGTACCGGTATATCGCTTTGTGTTGCGGCAATCCCTGAAGGTTTACCGACAGTAGTAACTGTTGTACTAACGATGGGCGCTAACCAAATGGCAAAAGGCCGGGCGCAGGTTAGGCAGTTATCTTCTGTTGAAACCTTAGGCTCCACTACAGTTATTTGTTCGGATAAAACAGGTACGCTTACTCAGAACCAAATGCAGGTTGTTGCCTATTGGAGCGGTGGCCGAAGTTTTGATGTAACAGGCCAAGGCTTTGAGCCCAAAGGTCGATTTTTAGATGAAGAGAAAAACGAGCTTGATTTAGAAAAAACCGATGAGTTGAAGTACGGTTTAATTATTTCCGCAATTTGCAACGATGCTCAGCTTACGCACAAAGGTCAGCAGTACAGTATTGAGGGCAATCCCACCGAAGGAGCTTTGGTTGTTGCGGCCGCTAAGGCGGGTATTTATCAGAAAGCACTAATGGAGGAAGGTTTTAGTGTATTAAAAAGTTTTCCTTTCGATTCCAAGCGAAAAATGGCAAGCACAATTGTACGTGGCCCGCATGGGCGGTATTGGCTTGTTGCGAAAGGCGCCCCGGATGTGTTGCTTAAACGCAGTAATGCAATCTATTGGGGTGGTGAAGCGCAAGCGCTAACACCAGAGTTACAACAAGAGGTGGCCAGCGGTATTGCTAAATTTGGTGACCGCGCATTAAGGACATTGGCGCTGGCTTTTGTCGAAATAGATAAGGCCGATCTTGAAAAAGCGCAATCGGAGCATGAGCAAGGCCTGTGTTTTTTAGCGATGCATGGCATTATTGACCCGCCCCGTCCAGAGGTCGTCGATGCTGTTGCGCAGTGTGCAGATGCTGGGGTGCGCACAGTAATGATAACTGGCGATCACGCCGCGACAGCAAAAGCCATTGCCGAGGACTTGGGGATTCGCCGCAGTGCCGATGAACTTGTATTAACCGGCCCAGAGCTCGAAGAAATTAGCGATCGTGAACTTCAAACATTAGCGCCTAAGACGACTGTTTTTGCACGGGTATCCCCAGAGCATAAACAGCGCATAGTAAAAGCCTTGCAAGCGAACGATGAAGTCGTTGCTATGACTGGCGACGGCGTAAATGATGCGCCAGCATTACGTAATGCCGATATTGGTGTCGCCATGGGAATTGCCGGTACTCAAGTTGCCAAAGATTCTGCCGACTTGGTTTTACTTGATGACAATTTTTCTACTATCGTAACTGCTGTACGGCAGGGGCGAAGAATTTACGATAATTTACGTAAGTATTTACGCGCGGCGCTAACAGCTAATGTCTCTGAAGTGAGTTGTGTGATGTTTGCATTCTTACTTTTAGGTGATAACCCCTTGGTGCCATTAACTGCCGTTATGATTCTGTGGATAAACCTGTTTAACGATGCCTTGCCTAGCTTGTGTTTAGGTTGGGAAAAGCAGGAGCAAGACATAATGCGGCGTAAACCACGCAAGCGAAACGAAAGTTTCTTTGCCGGTGGCTTAGGTGCCAGAATATTAGTGCGTGGATTAGTACATGGCGGTATCGTGTATGCTTTATTTGCCTTTGCGCTAAGTTTGGGTGCTAGTACTGCCTATGCTCAAACTTTGGCGTTTATTACATTAATGTTTATTCTTAGCATTCACCTATTGGATTCGCGAAGCTTTACAAGTATGTTTAGAATAAATCCTTTTTCTAATAGGTTATTGCTGGCTGTTATGTTAGCGACTACCAGTGTTACTTTACTTATTATTTATTCACCTTTAGGTGCAGTTTTATTTAATACCGTTCCTGTTTCCGGTAAGCATTTACTGATGAGTTTGATGATTGCAGCACTACCTACTTTTGTAATGTCGGGTATAAAAGAGCTCTTTTCCGTTAAATGGTTATAA
- a CDS encoding TonB-dependent receptor → MPNNNPLNFKMGFYLRPSVAIFIAALYSPALSAQGQPAAPSNGAQTVAGDAPTTIQKAGKKNQRLEETVVIGAKNNIISAQAIKRESDTLVDAISAEDIGVLPDYSVLDSMQRIPGIAMERFAASNDPDHFSAQSSGVTVRGMKQSRSEFNGRDTFTANQGRALSYQDVPPELMGSIEVYKNQTADMIEGGLGGTVSLNTRKPFDSDERILSFSTNVSYGDLARQYGPTFSGLYSDTFATRKGEFGLLINYVKSELYSESHGVQSATYLETLAKNLLPRDPANAQFDPGAEGQRVADFIADDEQGTVWVPSSANAIIKSDEHQRTGMTAVLQYKNPDNSFNATLEYISSDSQLTWVEKAIKYSGGFFRLGSRQTRPLDGTYLTLDDDGLFLAGTLTTDKTGFRTGRSGNSRVPSHLVMPQWGPSHVMDSRVNDLSSHVQDTSFKAEWKPSENFKLISDIQYVTAKTANDDVSVHISTWLNTQFDARGNLPSVHYLDPWQGIRDATREDDAQEGGLDNNIWDAIDEKGNPSFPGFGGDPAGDRNYFQDLNSSLWQSSMDHYERSNGESIALRLDSEYEFNDANNAIKKISAGIRFAERQQVVRSTGWNWGAIAPSWQGSNTGDWTPKTPDEVAAEITAEEIKRGEPLTNWEKRFVGLLGQGIGWLSDIESQQDGLELVDWSNFMGGNVVHIPGDQTIHASEALISSVSSVNPERYLRQSRVSPDNWQPLTAREGLEAKYGMFTPDEINTTTETRHALFARLDFGGNNHLNYSGNVGLRYVTMQRRAQGEVVFPLLDPGGQGETYPLPDNLSLPLTPESVDAYFNQQVASGEYQNYYQATEALKNYWVRNPYYYLSDDQRSFGSVKNKTTGKYEQVIRPVDTKTRYNIWLPSFNIKVDLTPDLVGRFAFAKAVAFPDMGDVRNRTVFENPKSWEFINTYRTVESEGNNIKLLESVSLPEDANGAAWVGEGGNPFMEPMESLQYDFSLEWYFSDAGQLSAAIFHKNLSNYFAPGIIYREFTQPESQATQVAAITSKRNGGDAKLDGLELTYQHFFSGMLEGFGVQSAFTYVDANSVPNNVQRIENESWYLSLYEDTGIRVNYDKLPLEGQSDKIVNITAMYENEAWSANLSYNWRSEYLLTTRDVTTKAPIWLDALGELNGSIFYSINNHFTVGVQAKNITNEVAKTSMVLNDELLTTGRSWFVADRRIALVLKGQF, encoded by the coding sequence ATGCCTAATAACAACCCATTGAACTTCAAAATGGGATTTTACCTACGCCCTTCGGTAGCCATTTTTATCGCCGCGTTATACAGCCCTGCATTATCAGCACAAGGGCAACCCGCTGCCCCGAGCAACGGTGCACAAACCGTCGCCGGCGATGCCCCCACAACAATACAAAAAGCCGGCAAAAAAAATCAGCGATTAGAAGAAACAGTGGTAATCGGTGCAAAAAATAACATTATTAGCGCGCAAGCAATTAAAAGGGAATCAGATACCCTAGTAGATGCAATATCTGCTGAAGATATCGGCGTATTGCCCGATTACAGTGTTTTAGACTCCATGCAACGCATACCTGGCATTGCCATGGAACGCTTTGCCGCCAGCAACGACCCAGACCACTTTAGCGCACAATCGTCGGGGGTTACTGTAAGGGGAATGAAGCAATCGCGCTCAGAATTTAATGGCAGAGACACCTTCACCGCCAACCAGGGCCGGGCACTCTCGTACCAAGATGTGCCGCCCGAGCTTATGGGTAGTATTGAAGTCTATAAAAACCAAACTGCCGACATGATAGAGGGAGGCTTAGGCGGCACAGTTAGCTTAAATACTCGCAAACCTTTTGATTCAGACGAACGCATATTATCGTTTAGTACCAACGTTTCTTACGGGGATCTCGCGCGGCAATACGGCCCGACGTTTTCCGGTTTATACAGCGATACTTTTGCAACCCGTAAAGGCGAGTTTGGCCTGTTAATTAATTATGTAAAATCAGAGCTCTATAGCGAATCGCACGGCGTACAAAGCGCAACCTATTTAGAAACCTTAGCGAAGAACTTACTACCGCGCGACCCAGCTAATGCCCAGTTTGACCCAGGGGCCGAAGGCCAGCGCGTTGCAGATTTTATTGCTGACGACGAACAAGGCACGGTGTGGGTACCCAGCTCGGCGAATGCTATTATCAAATCCGATGAACACCAACGTACTGGCATGACTGCCGTTTTACAGTATAAAAACCCAGATAATAGCTTTAATGCTACCCTCGAATATATTAGCTCTGACTCCCAACTAACCTGGGTGGAAAAAGCCATAAAATACAGCGGCGGATTTTTTCGCTTGGGCAGCCGACAAACACGCCCGCTAGATGGCACCTATCTTACGCTTGACGATGACGGCCTATTTTTAGCCGGCACTCTCACCACCGATAAAACAGGTTTTCGCACTGGCCGCTCGGGCAACTCTAGGGTTCCAAGCCACCTTGTTATGCCACAGTGGGGCCCAAGCCATGTTATGGATAGCCGCGTAAACGATTTATCATCACACGTTCAAGATACCTCTTTTAAAGCCGAGTGGAAGCCCAGCGAAAATTTTAAACTTATTAGCGATATACAATACGTCACCGCAAAAACCGCTAACGACGATGTATCTGTTCATATTTCCACTTGGTTAAATACGCAATTCGACGCGAGGGGCAATTTACCCAGCGTACACTACCTAGACCCTTGGCAAGGCATACGCGATGCTACCCGGGAAGACGATGCACAAGAAGGCGGGCTAGACAATAATATTTGGGACGCCATTGACGAAAAGGGTAATCCTAGCTTCCCAGGCTTTGGCGGCGACCCAGCCGGTGACCGCAATTATTTTCAAGATTTAAATTCATCGCTATGGCAATCGAGCATGGATCACTACGAGCGCTCAAATGGTGAATCCATCGCCTTGCGTTTAGATAGCGAATATGAATTTAATGACGCCAACAATGCCATTAAAAAAATCAGCGCAGGCATTCGCTTTGCCGAGCGGCAGCAAGTTGTGCGCTCCACAGGCTGGAACTGGGGTGCAATAGCGCCATCATGGCAAGGCAGTAATACGGGTGATTGGACCCCAAAAACACCAGACGAAGTTGCAGCCGAAATTACAGCAGAAGAAATTAAACGCGGCGAACCCTTAACAAATTGGGAAAAAAGGTTTGTCGGTTTGCTCGGCCAAGGCATTGGCTGGCTATCAGATATCGAATCTCAGCAAGATGGCCTAGAACTGGTAGATTGGTCTAACTTTATGGGTGGCAATGTTGTGCATATTCCCGGCGACCAAACTATTCATGCCAGCGAAGCCTTAATTAGCTCTGTATCTAGCGTTAACCCCGAGCGTTACTTACGCCAATCCAGAGTATCGCCCGATAATTGGCAGCCCCTTACCGCACGGGAAGGGCTAGAGGCCAAATACGGCATGTTTACGCCCGACGAAATAAACACCACAACAGAAACCCGCCACGCTTTATTTGCGCGGCTAGATTTTGGCGGTAACAACCACTTAAATTATTCCGGTAATGTTGGTTTGCGTTACGTAACCATGCAAAGACGAGCACAAGGCGAAGTTGTATTCCCGCTGTTAGATCCCGGCGGGCAAGGTGAAACATACCCGCTGCCAGATAATTTAAGCCTACCTTTAACGCCAGAATCAGTAGATGCTTATTTTAACCAACAAGTAGCAAGCGGTGAGTATCAAAATTACTACCAAGCAACAGAAGCATTAAAAAATTACTGGGTTAGAAACCCTTACTACTATTTATCCGATGATCAACGAAGTTTTGGCTCTGTAAAAAATAAAACCACAGGGAAGTACGAGCAAGTTATTCGCCCAGTAGATACCAAAACCCGCTACAACATTTGGCTACCAAGCTTTAATATTAAAGTGGACTTAACGCCCGACCTGGTTGGACGCTTTGCATTTGCAAAAGCCGTAGCATTTCCAGATATGGGCGACGTACGCAACAGAACAGTATTTGAAAACCCTAAAAGCTGGGAATTTATCAATACCTATCGCACGGTTGAATCCGAAGGCAATAATATCAAGTTGCTCGAAAGCGTGAGCCTGCCAGAAGATGCCAATGGCGCAGCCTGGGTTGGCGAGGGTGGCAATCCCTTTATGGAACCGATGGAATCATTACAATATGACTTTTCGCTGGAATGGTACTTTTCTGATGCTGGCCAACTAAGCGCCGCTATTTTCCATAAAAACCTAAGTAATTATTTTGCGCCTGGCATTATTTACCGTGAATTCACCCAACCAGAAAGCCAAGCTACACAAGTCGCAGCCATTACCAGTAAACGCAACGGCGGCGATGCTAAGCTCGATGGCCTAGAGCTTACCTACCAGCACTTTTTTAGCGGCATGCTTGAAGGTTTTGGCGTACAGTCTGCCTTTACTTACGTCGATGCCAATAGCGTACCGAATAACGTGCAAAGAATTGAAAATGAATCTTGGTATTTATCCCTCTACGAGGATACCGGCATTCGCGTTAATTACGACAAGCTTCCGCTGGAAGGGCAATCAGATAAAATCGTCAATATTACAGCTATGTACGAAAACGAAGCCTGGAGCGCAAACTTATCGTATAACTGGCGCTCGGAGTATTTATTAACTACGCGTGATGTCACCACCAAAGCGCCTATTTGGCTCGACGCACTAGGGGAGCTAAACGGCTCTATTTTTTACTCCATAAATAACCATTTTACAGTGGGCGTGCAAGCAAAAAATATAACCAACGAAGTCGCCAAAACAAGCATGGTTTTAAATGACGAATTATTAACAACGGGACGATCCTGGTTTGTTGCCGATCGCCGTATTGCACTTGTGCTTAAAGGGCAGTTTTAA